The following coding sequences lie in one Chryseobacterium arthrosphaerae genomic window:
- a CDS encoding nucleotidyltransferase domain-containing protein, with protein sequence MGAPHNIKRYGEVWPEFRIRFGLEILEKLKEKVIISGGWAWHFMSEKGHTEYKHAHDHKDIDVFVRKENVAEVVMILQQEGFQKVWTRYDHLPSKENFRRYEKTAELENDKFHRITIDFFERNDLETIEANGFTVVKPDVLLSFYRNIHSSDKCWAVMAAKNLLEKGIDPSGHPLLSKMPE encoded by the coding sequence ATGGGAGCACCCCACAATATAAAGAGATACGGAGAGGTCTGGCCGGAATTCAGAATCCGGTTCGGTCTCGAAATTTTAGAAAAATTAAAAGAAAAAGTCATTATATCAGGAGGATGGGCCTGGCACTTTATGTCAGAGAAAGGACATACAGAATACAAACATGCCCATGATCATAAGGATATTGATGTTTTTGTCAGAAAGGAGAATGTAGCTGAGGTAGTAATGATCCTGCAGCAGGAAGGATTTCAGAAAGTCTGGACCCGCTATGATCATCTGCCAAGTAAGGAAAACTTCCGCAGATATGAAAAAACGGCAGAACTGGAAAATGATAAATTTCACAGGATTACCATAGACTTCTTCGAAAGGAATGACCTTGAAACCATTGAAGCGAATGGATTTACCGTAGTGAAACCTGACGTTCTGCTTTCATTCTACAGAAATATCCACTCCAGTGATAAATGCTGGGCGGTAATGGCTGCTAAAAATTTATTGGAAAAGGGAATAGATCCGTCAGGACATCCCCTGTTAAGCAAAATGCCGGAATAA
- a CDS encoding outer membrane beta-barrel protein: MKKVLSIALVGFSMWASAQISLAGKANLIFPTGSPSWSNIKGTVNDAIEGTGKNNVGFNVGLSMKVGLPTSLFLMPEVYYTHFKNEFTTENTTFDVKSNRIDVPVLLGYNLLGNMLGVFVGPVGSFNLSKDNTYNDFKENAKNNFTVGYQFGAQLEIKKLIVNARYEGAFSKDERNFINRVSGSEIRYDNRPNLFMVGLGYKF, encoded by the coding sequence ATGAAAAAGGTACTTAGTATAGCGTTAGTAGGGTTTTCAATGTGGGCTTCTGCACAGATCTCACTGGCAGGTAAAGCCAATTTAATATTTCCTACAGGCTCACCTTCATGGTCCAATATTAAAGGAACAGTGAATGATGCTATTGAAGGAACGGGAAAAAACAATGTAGGTTTCAATGTTGGACTTTCAATGAAAGTAGGACTTCCGACTTCATTATTCTTAATGCCGGAGGTATATTATACCCACTTCAAAAATGAGTTCACTACAGAGAATACTACATTTGATGTGAAAAGTAACCGTATTGATGTACCGGTGCTTTTAGGATATAATCTTTTGGGGAATATGCTTGGAGTCTTTGTTGGTCCTGTGGGAAGCTTCAATTTAAGCAAAGACAATACCTATAATGATTTTAAAGAAAATGCTAAAAACAATTTCACTGTAGGATATCAGTTCGGAGCCCAGCTTGAAATTAAAAAGCTTATTGTGAATGCAAGATATGAAGGAGCTTTCAGCAAAGACGAAAGAAACTTCATCAACAGGGTTTCCGGTTCGGAAATCAGATATGACAACAGACCTAACTTGTTTATGGTAGGTTTAGGATATAAATTCTAA
- a CDS encoding c-type cytochrome → MKKLILSGIAASALMVSCGPKSVAVTGPKYTSSEQLAQGKTIFENSCAKCHKLPEPTKHDDQGWIKTLSRMAPKAKLNDDQHQMVYDYLISVNKK, encoded by the coding sequence ATGAAAAAATTAATCTTAAGCGGTATCGCAGCATCAGCATTGATGGTTTCTTGCGGACCAAAGAGTGTGGCAGTAACAGGGCCTAAGTATACCTCATCCGAGCAACTGGCCCAGGGAAAAACCATTTTTGAAAACTCCTGTGCAAAGTGTCACAAACTGCCGGAGCCTACCAAACATGACGACCAGGGATGGATCAAAACGTTAAGCAGAATGGCGCCTAAAGCCAAGCTTAATGACGATCAGCATCAGATGGTTTATGATTATCTGATCTCTGTAAATAAAAAATAA
- a CDS encoding DUF4251 domain-containing protein, translated as MKKYISLLMVFGFLFFFQSCASQGSADSQVVSTLVDSEEFTFHAQRANPTNYDVINVMSSMPNSTMTRMLNLDGSYTIELSKNTLDVALPYFGRLFNPTYGNTSSNSYRFTSKDFTVSKSQNKKGTWAFIIKPNDVKSVQTINIEIFKNGKAFVSMRSNDRQPITYDGYVSKNEEKQEKEKL; from the coding sequence ATGAAAAAGTATATTTCACTTCTTATGGTTTTCGGGTTCCTGTTCTTTTTTCAGAGCTGTGCATCCCAGGGCTCTGCAGATTCACAGGTAGTCAGTACCTTAGTAGATTCTGAAGAGTTTACCTTCCATGCACAGAGAGCCAATCCTACGAATTATGATGTTATTAATGTGATGAGCTCAATGCCCAATTCAACCATGACCAGAATGTTGAATCTGGACGGAAGCTATACAATTGAACTCAGTAAGAATACCCTTGATGTGGCATTGCCTTATTTCGGTAGACTGTTCAACCCTACCTATGGCAATACCAGCAGCAACAGCTATAGATTCACTTCAAAAGATTTCACGGTAAGCAAATCTCAAAATAAAAAAGGTACCTGGGCTTTCATCATCAAGCCTAATGATGTAAAAAGTGTACAAACGATCAATATTGAGATCTTCAAAAACGGTAAGGCTTTTGTATCGATGAGAAGTAATGACAGACAGCCGATTACCTATGACGGGTATGTTTCAAAAAATGAGGAAAAACAGGAAAAAGAAAAGCTTTAG
- the prfH gene encoding peptide chain release factor H, whose amino-acid sequence MEKLIQITSGRGPLECQWVVARVLKTFLEEAKENRIDCEIIHRENGDENLTLKSVTLLLKGKEITVFLKNWLGSVCWTGKSTFRKLHKRSNWFIGIFELENLDKTDFNEKDIKFQTTRSQGSGGQNVNKVNTAVRATHLPTGESVFVQDSRSQLENKKLSVIRLKEKVMAVYIRNLENKMKETWNLHMQVQRGNPVRTFSGTDFKRNYVDKSFKKQRNVLKNELKNYKNDLN is encoded by the coding sequence ATGGAAAAATTAATACAGATCACTTCAGGAAGAGGTCCTTTGGAATGCCAGTGGGTAGTTGCCAGAGTGCTGAAAACCTTTCTTGAAGAGGCAAAAGAAAATAGAATAGACTGTGAGATTATTCATCGTGAAAACGGAGATGAAAATCTTACCTTAAAATCCGTTACCCTTCTTTTAAAAGGAAAAGAGATAACAGTATTTTTAAAGAACTGGCTGGGAAGTGTCTGCTGGACAGGAAAAAGTACCTTCAGAAAGCTGCATAAAAGGAGCAACTGGTTTATTGGGATCTTTGAACTGGAAAACCTTGACAAAACAGATTTCAACGAAAAAGATATAAAATTCCAGACCACCAGAAGCCAGGGAAGCGGAGGGCAAAACGTAAATAAAGTGAACACTGCCGTTCGTGCCACACACCTTCCGACAGGAGAATCCGTATTCGTACAGGATTCACGGTCACAACTGGAAAATAAAAAACTTTCCGTCATCAGGCTGAAAGAAAAGGTGATGGCAGTGTACATCCGGAACCTTGAAAATAAAATGAAAGAAACCTGGAATCTTCATATGCAGGTGCAGCGTGGAAATCCGGTCCGTACATTTTCCGGAACAGATTTTAAAAGAAACTATGTAGACAAATCTTTCAAAAAACAGAGGAATGTCTTGAAAAATGAATTAAAAAACTACAAAAATGACCTTAACTAA
- a CDS encoding tetratricopeptide repeat protein, producing the protein MTLTKSKYYFEALDNYPYSLPNCLEALNYALSYDPEDADSLCLMGRIYSEMLIDYEKAKLYFEEAVQCNVTNLNTPQYYIRCLLDNEDLEEAEKMIEYSLKIKGIDKCRILIQKSLLFEIRLEYTKALAPLKEARTFAYDQAMIDFLKNREKFVKAKMPKKQKKKTTKKKKETG; encoded by the coding sequence ATGACCTTAACTAAAAGTAAATATTATTTTGAAGCTTTGGATAATTATCCATATAGCCTTCCGAACTGTCTGGAAGCACTCAACTATGCTTTGTCTTACGATCCGGAAGATGCAGACAGCCTTTGCCTGATGGGCCGGATATACAGTGAAATGCTTATAGATTATGAGAAAGCCAAACTCTACTTTGAAGAGGCAGTACAATGCAATGTCACCAATCTGAATACCCCGCAATATTATATCAGATGTCTGCTGGATAATGAAGACCTGGAAGAAGCGGAAAAGATGATTGAATATTCTCTGAAAATAAAAGGAATAGATAAATGCAGAATTCTTATTCAGAAATCCCTGCTTTTTGAGATCAGACTGGAGTATACAAAAGCACTGGCCCCTTTAAAAGAAGCCAGAACCTTTGCTTATGATCAGGCTATGATCGATTTCCTGAAAAACAGGGAAAAATTTGTTAAAGCAAAAATGCCCAAAAAACAAAAGAAAAAAACAACGAAAAAGAAAAAGGAGACCGGGTAA
- a CDS encoding ABC transporter ATP-binding protein, with amino-acid sequence MIEVKDLKKSFGDVEVLKGISTSFDKGKVNLIIGQSGSGKTVFLKSLLNVYMPSSGEILFDGKDINTMNRDEKQHLRSEIGTVFQGSALFDSLTVEENIMFPLDMFTNLTYREKKKRVFEVIGRVHLDKADKKYPSEISGGMQKRVAIARAIVNNPKYLFCDEPNSGLDPYTSKIIDDLLYEITKEYNTTTIINTHDMNSVMTIGEKIVYLRLGLKEWEGNKDILITAGNKNLIDFVYSSELFKELREYLLENNKTIENTKIDDNEKGT; translated from the coding sequence ATGATTGAGGTAAAAGATCTTAAGAAAAGTTTTGGAGATGTTGAAGTACTTAAGGGAATTTCAACTTCATTTGATAAAGGAAAAGTAAACTTAATCATCGGGCAGAGTGGATCAGGAAAAACCGTTTTTCTCAAAAGTCTTCTGAATGTGTATATGCCTTCATCCGGAGAGATTCTCTTTGATGGCAAGGATATCAATACGATGAACAGGGATGAAAAACAGCACCTGCGTTCAGAAATCGGAACGGTATTTCAGGGAAGCGCCTTGTTTGACTCACTGACGGTAGAAGAAAACATTATGTTTCCTCTGGATATGTTTACCAATCTTACCTACAGAGAAAAAAAGAAAAGAGTATTCGAGGTAATAGGAAGGGTACACCTTGATAAAGCCGATAAAAAATATCCTTCAGAAATCTCAGGGGGAATGCAGAAAAGGGTTGCCATTGCAAGAGCTATTGTGAACAATCCCAAATATCTGTTCTGTGATGAGCCCAACTCAGGGCTTGATCCTTATACCTCAAAGATCATTGACGATCTTCTTTATGAGATCACAAAAGAATACAATACCACAACCATCATCAACACGCACGATATGAACTCTGTAATGACGATTGGTGAGAAAATTGTATACCTTAGATTAGGACTCAAGGAATGGGAAGGTAACAAAGATATTCTGATTACGGCAGGCAATAAAAATCTGATTGATTTCGTTTATTCTTCAGAACTGTTTAAGGAACTGAGAGAATATTTACTTGAGAATAATAAAACGATTGAAAATACAAAAATAGACGATAATGAAAAAGGTACTTAG
- a CDS encoding T9SS-dependent M36 family metallopeptidase, which produces MNRKLFLLPISVAVFFCFGKMNGQSSAKLIQDYYQKTGKLNQKNSTGDKVGVIVLNEDLSRSLGANIVNVQQTYDGLRVYNALGKVLIKEGQIISEENDFRRNIVTAKQKTSPVKFQEDALKQKLGLQDVTDISYLPDVYFEKNGMYILAKELFISDKNSSDVWHLIADAATGEILSKNNMTLNCSFDHTSHSHDSEAEQQTVNIHQSENKTVQNNTFAPTNASYNVFPLPVEAPTFGSRSIVSNPWDLIASPEGWHSDGTNNYTNTRGNNVYAYSDQDNTNNPGYSPDGGSGLSFNFPFADGRYDNPLTYRDAAITNLFYMNNKMHDIFYKFGFTETARNYQTNNFGKGGMQGDAVRAEAFDGSGLNNANFSSGYETVINGTSYLLAPRMQMYLWDRVQTTDDFVVRYQYNAPASIVSRPKVMTGGAAFGSLLLGGQAVTADLAVASPVSACSGLAAGSMTGKIGVAERGSCSFATKVKNMQVAGAIGAIIYDPVNANPISMGKDDTVTGISIPSIMMGKTEGEYLVAQVNGGTNVNVSLQFDYNGFKHSSLDNGIVAHEYGHGISNRLTGQGYNCLQSAEQMGEGWSDFFALMLTTKPGDTSAMARGIGTYTSNEPITGDGIRPAKYSPDFQINNYTYVKTNTVSGPHAIGFIWATMLWDLTWKYIEKYGYNSDVLASSTSGNAKVLQLVMDGLKLQSCNPSFIDGRDAILKADMVGNAGQDKCMIWNAFAKRGLGVNASAGASNVANDQVEDFTVPQDCNTALATQEVKAEDQKFIVFPNPTYDEFFVGNIDKSSKEVKIRMFDMSGKLVFSDSRDSSSRKAVSTKSFQKGVYMVHIQQGDKTQVEKLIVR; this is translated from the coding sequence ATGAATAGAAAATTATTTTTATTGCCCATATCTGTAGCCGTATTTTTTTGTTTTGGTAAAATGAATGGGCAGAGTTCTGCAAAACTTATCCAGGATTATTATCAGAAGACCGGGAAATTAAACCAGAAAAACAGTACCGGTGATAAAGTGGGGGTTATTGTTTTGAATGAAGACCTTTCAAGAAGTTTAGGCGCCAATATTGTCAATGTACAACAAACATATGATGGGTTGAGAGTCTATAACGCCCTTGGGAAAGTGTTGATTAAAGAAGGGCAGATCATCTCAGAAGAAAATGATTTCAGGAGAAATATTGTAACTGCCAAGCAGAAAACATCCCCGGTTAAATTTCAGGAAGATGCCCTTAAGCAAAAATTAGGATTACAGGATGTAACGGATATCAGCTACCTTCCGGATGTATACTTTGAGAAAAACGGAATGTATATTCTTGCCAAAGAATTATTTATTTCAGATAAAAATTCTTCAGATGTATGGCACCTGATTGCAGATGCGGCAACTGGAGAAATATTGAGTAAAAACAATATGACCCTTAACTGTAGTTTTGATCATACTTCTCATTCTCATGATTCTGAAGCTGAACAGCAGACGGTAAATATTCATCAGAGCGAAAATAAAACAGTACAGAACAATACATTTGCTCCTACGAATGCTTCTTATAATGTTTTTCCTCTGCCGGTAGAAGCGCCTACATTCGGTTCACGTTCAATAGTCAGTAATCCCTGGGATCTGATTGCTTCTCCTGAAGGCTGGCATTCTGACGGAACCAATAATTACACCAATACAAGAGGAAATAATGTGTATGCCTATTCAGATCAGGATAATACCAATAATCCAGGATATTCTCCGGATGGTGGAAGCGGCCTTTCATTCAATTTCCCCTTTGCAGATGGAAGGTATGATAACCCTCTTACCTATAGGGATGCTGCGATTACCAATCTGTTTTATATGAATAACAAGATGCATGATATCTTCTATAAATTCGGATTTACAGAAACAGCCAGAAATTATCAGACCAATAACTTCGGAAAAGGCGGAATGCAGGGAGATGCCGTAAGAGCAGAGGCTTTTGACGGAAGCGGGCTAAACAATGCCAACTTTAGTTCAGGCTATGAAACGGTGATCAACGGAACTTCTTATCTTCTGGCACCGAGAATGCAGATGTATCTTTGGGATAGGGTACAGACAACGGATGATTTTGTTGTAAGATATCAATATAATGCACCGGCTTCTATTGTAAGCCGTCCTAAAGTAATGACTGGCGGAGCCGCATTTGGGTCTTTACTGCTTGGAGGACAGGCTGTGACAGCGGATCTTGCTGTTGCTTCACCTGTTTCAGCCTGCTCCGGACTGGCGGCAGGAAGTATGACCGGAAAGATCGGCGTGGCAGAAAGAGGAAGCTGCAGCTTTGCAACTAAAGTTAAGAATATGCAGGTTGCAGGAGCGATAGGTGCTATTATCTATGATCCGGTAAATGCGAACCCGATTTCTATGGGAAAAGATGATACTGTAACAGGAATCAGTATTCCTTCCATCATGATGGGAAAAACTGAAGGGGAGTATCTGGTGGCTCAGGTGAATGGAGGTACAAACGTAAATGTTTCTCTGCAATTTGATTATAACGGCTTTAAGCACTCAAGTCTCGATAATGGTATCGTTGCCCATGAATATGGACACGGTATTTCAAACAGGCTGACAGGGCAGGGATATAACTGTCTTCAGAGTGCTGAACAAATGGGCGAAGGCTGGTCTGATTTCTTCGCTTTAATGCTTACCACAAAGCCTGGTGATACATCCGCTATGGCAAGAGGGATTGGAACTTATACCAGCAATGAACCTATTACAGGTGATGGGATCAGGCCGGCAAAATATTCTCCGGATTTTCAGATAAACAACTATACTTATGTGAAGACCAATACCGTTTCAGGTCCTCATGCCATAGGATTTATCTGGGCGACAATGTTATGGGATCTTACATGGAAATATATTGAAAAATATGGTTATAACAGTGATGTATTGGCAAGTTCAACGTCAGGAAATGCAAAAGTACTGCAACTTGTAATGGATGGGCTTAAACTGCAATCCTGTAATCCTTCTTTCATCGATGGCAGGGATGCCATTCTTAAGGCAGATATGGTCGGGAATGCAGGTCAGGATAAATGTATGATCTGGAACGCTTTCGCCAAAAGGGGATTAGGAGTAAATGCTTCTGCCGGAGCCAGCAATGTAGCCAATGATCAGGTAGAAGACTTCACCGTACCGCAAGATTGTAACACGGCATTGGCCACTCAGGAAGTAAAAGCAGAAGATCAGAAATTTATTGTATTTCCTAATCCTACTTATGATGAGTTTTTTGTAGGGAATATAGATAAATCATCAAAAGAAGTGAAAATCAGGATGTTTGATATGTCCGGAAAACTTGTTTTCTCAGACTCCAGGGATTCATCTTCCAGAAAAGCTGTTTCTACGAAAAGTTTTCAGAAAGGAGTTTATATGGTTCACATCCAGCAGGGAGATAAAACGCAGGTAGAAAAACTGATTGTAAGATAA
- a CDS encoding MlaE family ABC transporter permease, producing MLKKFFTAVGEYIMLLGKSLQKPQKMRVFWKLFMREINDLGVNSFGLVVFTSIFVGAVVAIQMFNNFDASSFPIPPSFVGYATKAVLVLEFAPTIISLILAGKVGSYIASSIGTMRVSEQIDALDIMGVNSPNFLIFPKIIACMLFNPLLIAISIVFGIGGGYIAGILTGNWTENDYIVGIQMYMPNLFIYYAFTKTIVFAFIIATVPSYFGYFVKGGSLEVGRASTQAVVWTMVFIIISELILTQLILS from the coding sequence ATGTTAAAAAAGTTTTTCACAGCAGTAGGGGAATATATTATGCTTTTGGGCAAATCCCTGCAGAAACCTCAGAAAATGAGGGTTTTCTGGAAGCTGTTCATGAGAGAAATTAATGATTTGGGAGTAAATTCTTTCGGACTTGTCGTCTTCACTTCTATATTTGTGGGGGCCGTAGTGGCTATCCAGATGTTCAACAACTTTGATGCATCTTCGTTTCCTATTCCTCCTTCATTTGTGGGATATGCTACGAAAGCCGTATTGGTGCTGGAGTTTGCCCCTACCATTATCAGTCTGATTCTGGCGGGTAAGGTAGGCTCTTATATTGCTTCCAGTATCGGGACCATGAGAGTTTCCGAGCAGATTGATGCATTGGACATTATGGGGGTTAATTCACCCAACTTTCTGATATTTCCAAAGATTATCGCCTGTATGCTTTTTAATCCTCTTCTTATTGCCATCAGTATTGTGTTTGGTATCGGTGGTGGTTATATTGCCGGGATTCTGACCGGAAACTGGACGGAGAACGATTATATTGTAGGGATTCAGATGTATATGCCTAACCTGTTTATCTATTATGCATTTACCAAAACCATAGTTTTTGCATTCATTATTGCTACAGTACCTTCTTACTTCGGATATTTTGTTAAAGGAGGATCCCTGGAAGTAGGTAGAGCCAGTACGCAGGCGGTGGTATGGACAATGGTATTCATTATCATTTCTGAATTAATTTTAACCCAATTAATATTAAGCTGA
- the meaB gene encoding methylmalonyl Co-A mutase-associated GTPase MeaB yields MKFSTEELIEGIRSGNKRLIAKAITLVESKKAEHRVQAEELLKKIMPFTGHSVRVGVTGVPGAGKSTFIESFGRLAIAQGKKVAVLAIDPSSSINKGSILGDKTRMEELAKEENAFIRPSPSSGFLGGVANTTFETMMICEAAGYDYILIETVGVGQSEVLVADITDVFLFLKIIGGGDELQGIKRGIMEMVDLIFINKVDQDNLQKAKNTRLELKRALDFIPPKEKGWKIPVLLGSALHNEGLKEIYDTISGFIDLKKESGRFEEVRIQQAEKRFEYWVQEYILSLMKKSNAVEEAYLMHKKNASEMVSNPSTEAKLFVEKFLSGQNKD; encoded by the coding sequence ATGAAATTTTCTACAGAAGAGCTAATAGAGGGAATACGATCGGGAAACAAACGCCTGATCGCAAAAGCTATTACATTGGTTGAAAGTAAAAAAGCCGAGCATAGGGTGCAGGCAGAAGAACTTTTGAAAAAAATCATGCCTTTTACAGGTCATTCTGTGCGGGTAGGGGTGACGGGAGTTCCCGGTGCCGGTAAATCTACTTTTATAGAAAGTTTCGGAAGGCTGGCTATTGCGCAAGGTAAAAAAGTAGCTGTTCTGGCTATTGATCCCAGTTCCTCAATCAATAAGGGCAGTATTTTGGGTGATAAAACCAGAATGGAAGAGCTGGCCAAAGAAGAAAATGCCTTTATACGGCCTTCCCCAAGTTCAGGATTCTTAGGCGGGGTGGCCAATACCACCTTTGAAACCATGATGATCTGTGAAGCGGCCGGCTATGACTACATCCTTATAGAAACAGTAGGAGTAGGGCAGTCTGAAGTACTTGTTGCAGATATTACCGATGTTTTTCTGTTTCTTAAAATTATCGGAGGCGGTGACGAACTTCAGGGAATAAAACGCGGAATCATGGAAATGGTGGATCTTATTTTCATCAATAAAGTAGATCAGGATAACCTTCAGAAAGCAAAAAATACACGACTGGAGCTGAAAAGAGCGCTGGATTTTATTCCGCCAAAAGAAAAAGGATGGAAAATTCCTGTTTTGCTGGGTTCAGCTTTACACAATGAGGGTCTTAAAGAAATTTATGATACCATTTCCGGTTTTATCGATCTGAAAAAGGAAAGCGGCCGGTTTGAAGAAGTCCGTATACAGCAGGCTGAAAAGCGTTTTGAATATTGGGTTCAGGAATATATTTTATCTCTTATGAAAAAAAGCAATGCGGTGGAGGAAGCGTATCTGATGCATAAAAAAAATGCTTCAGAGATGGTTTCAAACCCAAGCACTGAAGCAAAATTATTTGTTGAAAAATTTTTATCCGGTCAGAATAAGGACTAA
- a CDS encoding c-type cytochrome has protein sequence MKKLIAAASFTAILLVSCTPKASTSATAAGTSTSTAEEIAQGKTIFENSCGKCHKLPDPASHNPVQWVGIMNSMAPKAKLNDDQHKWVYDYIVSAKK, from the coding sequence ATGAAAAAACTCATCGCTGCAGCATCGTTTACTGCCATTCTATTAGTTTCCTGTACACCTAAAGCATCTACATCTGCTACGGCAGCCGGAACATCTACGTCGACTGCTGAAGAGATTGCCCAGGGGAAAACTATTTTTGAAAATTCATGCGGTAAATGCCATAAGCTACCGGATCCTGCCTCACACAACCCTGTACAATGGGTAGGCATCATGAATTCTATGGCACCTAAAGCGAAACTGAATGACGACCAGCACAAATGGGTTTACGATTATATTGTTTCTGCAAAAAAATAA
- a CDS encoding M48 family metallopeptidase: MKVTHLLGIGAIALSAAACTTNPITGRSSLQLANNSEILTMSSQEYRTTLSKGKVITGTADAKRVVSVGNRIKNAAERYYQNIGRSADLANYSWEFNLLQSNELNAWCMPGGKVAVYTGILPITKDDNGLAVVMGHEVSHALAGHGNERISQAMVAQYGGAILGGTISNSQWANIFQKVYPIGSQVALLKYGRGQESEADEMGLYLMSMAGYDPRAAIPFWNRMESASSGARQPEFLSTHPSPETRISDINKDLPKALEYYKAAGGKI; encoded by the coding sequence ATGAAAGTTACACATCTATTAGGAATAGGAGCTATTGCTCTGTCGGCCGCTGCCTGTACTACAAATCCCATTACGGGAAGGTCTTCGTTACAGCTGGCCAATAATTCGGAAATATTAACAATGTCTTCGCAGGAATACAGAACGACATTGTCTAAAGGTAAAGTGATTACCGGGACAGCAGATGCAAAGAGAGTGGTAAGCGTAGGAAACAGAATCAAGAATGCGGCAGAAAGATATTATCAGAATATTGGAAGGTCTGCAGATCTTGCCAACTATAGCTGGGAGTTTAATCTTCTGCAAAGCAATGAGCTGAATGCATGGTGTATGCCCGGAGGTAAAGTTGCGGTTTATACCGGAATTCTGCCGATAACAAAAGATGATAACGGACTTGCCGTAGTAATGGGACACGAAGTTTCCCACGCACTCGCTGGTCACGGAAACGAAAGAATTTCCCAGGCGATGGTGGCTCAGTATGGAGGAGCTATTCTTGGAGGAACAATCTCCAACTCACAATGGGCAAATATCTTCCAGAAGGTATATCCTATCGGTTCACAGGTTGCTCTTCTGAAATACGGAAGAGGACAGGAGTCTGAAGCTGACGAAATGGGGCTTTACCTGATGTCTATGGCAGGATATGATCCTAGAGCGGCAATCCCTTTCTGGAACAGGATGGAATCTGCATCTTCAGGAGCAAGACAGCCGGAATTCTTATCTACCCACCCAAGTCCTGAAACAAGAATTTCAGATATTAATAAGGACCTTCCAAAAGCTTTGGAATATTATAAGGCTGCCGGAGGAAAAATATAA